The following coding sequences lie in one Paraburkholderia largidicola genomic window:
- a CDS encoding LysR family transcriptional regulator — MKLDEIEAFVAVVRSQSLNQAANSLALTQPAVTRRIQNFEEALGVALLDRNTKPLKTTPMGRAVYEQCRAIVREVEALRHLVTDDAPLAGVLRLGVAQTVADVAMLKALHALREAHPELQARVSTGWGNPLLQKVEDGELDAAVVLLPANRALPEALVGESLGPLKLAVVARKGSLKKRVHTLAECQAYGWVLNPDGCGFRAGLQHALAAQGYALKLNLETLGTELQLGLVADGVGLGLVPLPLLNASAHAAQLDVIQLSDFKPEIAVWMVRSRALGKMQSALTVVSDSIEKSFKAARLSRAA; from the coding sequence ATGAAACTCGATGAGATCGAGGCCTTTGTCGCTGTCGTGCGCAGCCAGTCGCTGAACCAGGCGGCGAATTCGCTGGCGCTCACGCAACCTGCCGTGACGCGTCGCATCCAGAACTTCGAGGAAGCGCTCGGCGTGGCCTTGCTCGACCGCAACACCAAGCCGTTGAAGACCACGCCGATGGGGCGCGCCGTCTACGAGCAATGCCGTGCGATCGTGCGCGAAGTCGAAGCCCTCAGGCATCTCGTCACCGACGATGCGCCACTCGCAGGCGTGCTGCGTCTCGGCGTCGCGCAGACGGTCGCCGACGTCGCGATGCTCAAGGCCTTGCATGCATTGCGTGAAGCTCACCCGGAGTTACAGGCGCGTGTCTCGACGGGTTGGGGCAATCCGCTGCTGCAAAAGGTCGAAGACGGGGAACTGGATGCGGCCGTCGTGCTGCTGCCCGCCAATCGTGCGTTGCCGGAAGCGTTAGTGGGCGAGTCGCTCGGTCCGTTGAAGCTGGCCGTCGTCGCGCGCAAGGGGAGCTTGAAAAAGCGCGTGCACACGCTGGCCGAATGTCAGGCGTATGGCTGGGTGCTGAACCCCGATGGCTGCGGTTTTCGCGCGGGGCTGCAGCATGCGCTTGCCGCGCAGGGCTATGCATTGAAACTGAATCTGGAAACGCTCGGCACCGAGCTTCAACTCGGCCTCGTCGCCGACGGCGTCGGGCTGGGTCTCGTGCCGTTGCCGTTGCTGAATGCAAGCGCGCACGCGGCGCAACTCGACGTGATCCAGCTCAGCGACTTCAAGCCTGAAATCGCGGTATGGATGGTGCGTTCACGCGCGCTCGGCAAGATGCAGTCGGCGTTGACGGTGGTGTCGGACAGCATCGAAAAGAGCTTCAAGGCCGCGCGTTTGTCGCGCGCGGCTTGA
- a CDS encoding ABC transporter substrate-binding protein — MHRLLARLLLIALSAAPFAAHADTTLKVGDQQLQTRGILEASGQLKDVPYKIEWFNFPAAQPLGEALNAGAIDVGGLGDAPLIFAYAAGAKVRAVAVTRSQPIDLAIIVPDQSPIKSAADLKGKRIATTRGSIGHYLAIATLERAGIKLSDVSLRFMQPADAKAALASGNVDAWSTWDPYVALAEQRDHDRSIANGVNLSSGLSFQAATEDSIKAKRAEIADFLKRVAAGQRWALSHPDEVAAMQSRVTGLPPDVLKTVYQRAQLHPIAIDDHVVAEQQKTADLYHRADVIKTRLDVAPSFDRQFPLDAP, encoded by the coding sequence ATGCACCGTCTGCTTGCCCGCCTTCTTCTCATTGCGTTATCCGCCGCGCCGTTTGCCGCTCATGCCGACACGACCCTCAAGGTCGGCGATCAGCAATTGCAGACGCGCGGCATTCTCGAAGCATCCGGGCAACTGAAAGACGTGCCGTACAAGATCGAATGGTTCAACTTTCCCGCTGCACAGCCGCTTGGCGAAGCGTTGAATGCGGGTGCGATCGATGTCGGCGGACTCGGCGACGCGCCGTTGATCTTCGCCTATGCCGCCGGCGCGAAAGTGCGCGCCGTCGCGGTCACGCGCTCGCAGCCCATCGACCTCGCGATCATCGTTCCGGATCAATCGCCCATCAAAAGCGCCGCCGATCTGAAGGGCAAGCGCATCGCCACGACGCGCGGCTCGATTGGCCATTACCTCGCTATCGCCACGCTGGAGCGCGCGGGCATCAAGCTCTCCGATGTCTCGCTGCGCTTCATGCAGCCCGCCGATGCCAAGGCGGCGCTCGCGTCGGGCAACGTCGATGCGTGGTCCACGTGGGACCCGTACGTCGCGCTCGCCGAACAGCGCGATCACGACCGCAGCATCGCGAACGGCGTGAATCTCTCGTCGGGACTGAGCTTCCAGGCCGCAACGGAAGACTCGATCAAGGCCAAGCGCGCGGAAATCGCCGACTTCCTGAAACGCGTCGCGGCCGGACAGCGTTGGGCGCTGTCGCATCCCGATGAAGTCGCGGCGATGCAATCGCGTGTGACCGGCTTGCCGCCCGACGTGTTGAAGACCGTCTATCAGCGCGCGCAACTGCACCCCATCGCCATCGACGACCATGTAGTCGCGGAACAGCAAAAGACCGCCGATCTCTATCACCGCGCCGACGTCATCAAGACGCGACTCGACGTCGCGCCGAGTTTCGACCGTCAGTTTCCGCTGGATGCACCGTGA
- a CDS encoding acyl-CoA dehydrogenase family protein, with amino-acid sequence MTRRHPDHALIDIERDADALDALADLDSPQADAWLAALTDDFAASAAALDAGPHFPHDNLAKLRRAGLLALTVPRALGGHEATLAQTLKVIRAIARGEPSTALIVVMQCLYHLRLQANPNWPLALKERIARDAVERGALINSLRVEPELGSPSRGGLPGTVGKQQSDHWILNGRKLYSTGSPGLTWFAVWGRTDEASPRVGTWLVHRDTPGIRFGEPWNHLGMRATGSHEVIFDNVRVPFDHAVDLQAPGPSNGMDPVTSLWMNVLLPSIYDGVARAARDWFVQWTAQRVPSSLNARLSSLDSFQQTAGRIDALLFNNRVLLDAGAAGHVSPTEAPTIKYLVSQHAIEAVEFALEASSNPGLSRNNALERHYRDVLCARIHTPQNDTVLGNLGRAAFASRH; translated from the coding sequence ATGACACGCCGCCATCCCGACCATGCGCTCATCGATATCGAGCGCGACGCCGATGCCCTCGATGCGCTCGCGGACCTCGACAGTCCGCAGGCCGACGCCTGGCTCGCCGCATTGACGGATGACTTCGCCGCGAGCGCCGCCGCACTCGACGCAGGTCCGCACTTTCCTCACGACAACCTCGCGAAGCTGCGTCGCGCAGGGTTGCTTGCGTTGACGGTGCCGCGTGCGCTCGGCGGCCACGAGGCGACGCTCGCGCAGACGTTGAAGGTCATCCGTGCAATTGCGCGCGGCGAGCCGTCAACCGCATTGATCGTCGTGATGCAGTGTCTATATCATCTGCGTTTGCAGGCGAATCCCAACTGGCCGCTCGCACTCAAGGAACGCATTGCGCGTGATGCCGTCGAGCGCGGCGCGCTGATCAATTCGCTGCGCGTCGAGCCGGAACTCGGTTCGCCATCGCGCGGCGGACTGCCGGGCACCGTCGGCAAACAGCAAAGCGATCACTGGATACTGAACGGACGGAAGCTCTATTCGACGGGCAGCCCGGGGCTGACGTGGTTCGCCGTCTGGGGCCGCACGGATGAAGCGTCGCCGCGCGTCGGCACATGGCTCGTGCATCGCGACACGCCGGGCATCCGTTTCGGCGAACCGTGGAATCATCTCGGCATGCGTGCGACAGGCAGTCACGAAGTCATCTTCGACAATGTGCGCGTGCCATTCGATCACGCCGTCGATCTGCAAGCGCCCGGTCCTTCGAACGGCATGGACCCCGTCACCAGCCTCTGGATGAACGTCCTGTTGCCTTCGATCTACGACGGCGTCGCACGTGCGGCGCGCGACTGGTTCGTGCAGTGGACCGCGCAACGCGTGCCGTCCAGCCTGAATGCGCGGCTGTCGAGCCTCGACAGTTTTCAGCAGACGGCAGGACGTATCGACGCCTTGCTCTTCAACAACCGCGTATTGCTCGATGCGGGCGCGGCCGGCCATGTCAGCCCGACGGAAGCACCGACGATCAAGTACCTGGTCAGCCAGCATGCGATCGAAGCCGTCGAGTTCGCACTCGAAGCGAGCAGCAATCCGGGCCTGAGCCGCAACAACGCGCTCGAACGCCATTATCGCGACGTACTGTGCGCGCGCATTCACACGCCGCAGAACGATACGGTGCTCGGCAATCTCGGACGCGCGGCATTCGCGTCGCGCCACTAG
- a CDS encoding alpha/beta fold hydrolase, with translation MATFVLKDGTQLFYKDWGSGQPVVFSHGWPLNADAWDAQMMYLAEKGYRVIAHDRRGHGRSSQPWDGNDMSRYADDLAELIEHLDLKDAVLVGHSTGGGEVARYIGRHGTQRVRKAVLISAVPPLMLKTPANPGGLPISVFDDIRKGVIENRSQFFKDLALPFYGFNREGAKPSQGTIDAFWYAGMQCSIKGAYDCIKAFSETDFTEDLKKMTVPTLVLQGDADQIVPLDDSGKLSSKLVPNGKLKIYEGAPHGMCTTHAHLVNADLLQFIQE, from the coding sequence ATGGCTACGTTTGTATTGAAAGATGGCACCCAGCTTTTCTATAAGGATTGGGGTTCGGGTCAACCGGTCGTGTTCTCGCATGGCTGGCCGTTGAATGCCGACGCGTGGGACGCGCAGATGATGTATCTCGCGGAAAAGGGCTATCGGGTGATTGCGCATGACCGGCGCGGGCATGGGCGTTCGAGCCAGCCGTGGGACGGCAACGACATGAGCCGCTACGCGGACGATCTCGCGGAACTGATCGAGCATCTCGATCTGAAGGACGCGGTGCTGGTCGGCCATTCGACGGGCGGCGGCGAAGTCGCGCGCTATATCGGACGGCACGGCACCCAACGCGTGCGCAAGGCCGTGCTGATCTCCGCCGTGCCGCCGCTGATGCTGAAAACGCCCGCCAATCCGGGCGGCCTGCCGATTTCGGTGTTCGACGACATCCGCAAGGGCGTGATCGAAAACCGCTCGCAGTTCTTCAAGGATCTGGCACTGCCGTTCTATGGCTTCAATCGCGAAGGCGCGAAGCCGTCGCAGGGCACGATCGACGCGTTCTGGTATGCCGGCATGCAATGTTCGATCAAGGGCGCGTACGACTGCATCAAGGCATTCTCGGAAACGGACTTCACGGAAGACCTGAAGAAGATGACGGTGCCGACGCTGGTGCTGCAAGGCGACGCGGATCAGATCGTGCCACTGGACGATTCCGGCAAGCTGTCGTCGAAGCTCGTGCCGAATGGCAAGCTGAAGATCTACGAAGGCGCGCCGCATGGCATGTGCACGACGCATGCGCATCTCGTCAACGCCGACCTGCTGCAGTTCATCCAGGAATAA
- a CDS encoding DUF1003 domain-containing protein: protein MRKTSCIRYSTPAFIATIMDSNIKDLASQNDKAEKHHEHDDPPRDHLRFQLPYAHLSTVFGNDWFALKAESFARFFGTPTFLLSQTVIVAIWIGLNVCGVTRFDVYPFVLLNLAFSLQSAYAAPLILLAQTRQADRDKAHADADARHREALALAAERRDKALAHQTEQMQALLRQNTELTELTRDLTEQIARLTQDVHEKLTRDKHAKAT, encoded by the coding sequence ATGCGCAAAACCTCGTGCATCCGTTATTCCACTCCAGCATTCATTGCCACGATCATGGACAGCAACATCAAGGATCTTGCCTCGCAAAACGACAAGGCAGAAAAACATCACGAGCACGATGACCCGCCGCGCGATCATCTGCGTTTTCAGCTGCCTTATGCGCATCTTTCGACTGTCTTCGGTAACGACTGGTTTGCGCTGAAGGCGGAATCGTTCGCGCGCTTCTTCGGCACGCCGACGTTTCTGTTGTCGCAAACCGTGATCGTCGCGATATGGATTGGATTGAACGTGTGCGGCGTGACACGCTTCGACGTGTATCCGTTCGTTCTGTTGAATCTGGCGTTCAGCCTTCAATCGGCTTATGCAGCGCCGTTGATCCTGCTCGCACAAACGCGCCAGGCCGACCGCGACAAGGCGCATGCGGACGCCGACGCGCGTCATCGCGAAGCATTGGCGCTTGCGGCGGAACGGCGCGACAAGGCGCTCGCGCATCAGACCGAGCAGATGCAGGCGCTACTGCGGCAGAACACCGAACTAACCGAATTGACGCGTGATCTCACCGAACAGATCGCGCGGCTCACGCAGGACGTTCACGAGAAACTCACTCGCGACAAGCACGCGAAAGCAACGTAA
- a CDS encoding sensor histidine kinase, with amino-acid sequence MERVSFLGKQNPTLTLALAGGLALIVFLIDSFGHFATAIMVLYSIVVMLVATVLSRRGTLLVAIACIWATVIGFLIGHLNEESFSALARATVACLSIIATTALTLRIQADAARLAEQVRELHETHEALNRSTTELAHATRVTMLGELAASIAHEVSQPLAAITTHAEAGLRWLRRETPNLEEACHAFDAMASNARRSSEIIRRIRAMASKSEPTFAPLGINGLVVETIDLLDREVKRYGAVVKMSLAPGELTVNGDRVQLQQVLINLAVNGLQAMSSIQDRPRELRLQTRIEEGQRVSITVEDSGVGISPEVAAKLFSAFFTTKTEGMGLGLSICRSIVEGHGGSISCATPSTRGASMQISLPVPVFAEA; translated from the coding sequence ATGGAACGCGTGTCTTTCCTCGGCAAGCAGAACCCCACACTGACGCTGGCGCTCGCAGGCGGATTGGCGCTGATCGTTTTTCTGATCGATTCGTTCGGTCACTTCGCCACGGCGATCATGGTGTTGTACTCGATCGTCGTGATGCTGGTGGCCACTGTCCTGTCGCGCCGCGGCACGCTGCTCGTCGCGATCGCCTGCATCTGGGCGACGGTGATCGGCTTTCTGATCGGGCATCTCAACGAAGAGTCTTTCTCCGCGCTTGCACGCGCCACGGTGGCCTGTCTGTCGATCATCGCGACCACCGCGCTGACGTTGCGCATCCAGGCCGATGCCGCGCGTCTCGCAGAGCAGGTCCGCGAACTGCACGAGACACACGAAGCGCTGAACCGTTCGACAACCGAGCTTGCGCACGCCACGCGCGTGACGATGCTCGGCGAGCTTGCGGCATCGATTGCCCATGAAGTGAGCCAGCCGCTCGCCGCGATCACGACGCACGCCGAAGCGGGGCTGCGCTGGTTGCGGCGCGAAACGCCGAATCTCGAAGAAGCGTGCCACGCGTTCGATGCCATGGCCAGCAATGCGCGGCGTTCGAGCGAGATCATTCGCCGCATACGCGCGATGGCCAGCAAGAGCGAGCCGACGTTTGCGCCGCTTGGCATCAACGGCCTCGTGGTCGAAACGATCGACTTGCTGGATCGCGAGGTCAAGCGATACGGCGCCGTCGTGAAGATGAGTCTCGCGCCGGGCGAGTTGACGGTGAACGGCGACCGCGTGCAATTGCAGCAGGTGCTGATCAATCTGGCCGTCAACGGATTGCAGGCGATGTCGTCGATTCAGGACCGCCCGCGCGAACTCAGATTGCAGACACGCATCGAGGAAGGGCAGCGGGTCTCGATTACCGTCGAAGACTCCGGCGTGGGCATTTCACCCGAGGTCGCAGCGAAACTCTTCAGCGCTTTCTTTACGACGAAAACAGAGGGAATGGGTTTGGGGTTGTCGATTTGCCGCTCGATCGTCGAGGGACATGGCGGCTCCATCTCGTGCGCGACACCGTCGACGCGCGGCGCAAGCATGCAAATTTCGCTTCCTGTGCCCGTTTTTGCCGAGGCGTGA
- a CDS encoding ABC transporter substrate-binding protein, giving the protein MKTDDNLDHPEPANASRRAWLRKTAWTAGAAALGGASFLPGMRAIADENLKPLKLSWNAGAICTAPVPVAVKQGFFRKHGLDVELINFAGSTDQLLEAIATGKSDAGVGMALRWIKPLEQGFDVKLTAGIHGGCMRLLATKASGIVDLQGLKGRTVGVSDMASPAKNFFAITLKKLGVDPDNDVRWRQYPATLLGEALKKGEVQAIADGDPTIWTLRETDHLQEVSNNLCGEYATRVCCVLGVRGSLIRKDRATAQALTQALLEATEWTANHPAEAATIFSSNAPGADVAQLTAMLKSHTDHHHPVGDAFKKEIALYADDLKSVGVINAGTDSNRFATRVFSDVLA; this is encoded by the coding sequence ATGAAAACCGACGATAACCTCGATCATCCAGAACCCGCCAACGCATCACGTCGCGCATGGCTGCGCAAGACCGCGTGGACGGCGGGCGCTGCGGCACTGGGCGGCGCATCGTTCCTGCCGGGCATGCGCGCCATCGCCGATGAAAACCTCAAGCCGCTCAAGCTCTCGTGGAATGCGGGCGCAATCTGCACGGCGCCCGTGCCCGTTGCCGTCAAGCAAGGGTTCTTTCGCAAGCATGGCCTCGACGTCGAGCTGATCAACTTCGCCGGTTCGACGGACCAGTTACTCGAAGCGATCGCCACGGGCAAATCGGATGCGGGCGTCGGCATGGCGCTGCGCTGGATCAAGCCGCTGGAACAGGGCTTCGACGTGAAGCTGACGGCGGGCATCCACGGCGGCTGCATGCGGCTGCTCGCGACGAAAGCGTCGGGCATCGTCGATCTGCAAGGGCTGAAAGGCCGCACGGTCGGCGTCAGCGATATGGCGAGCCCTGCAAAGAACTTCTTTGCGATCACGCTCAAGAAGCTCGGTGTCGATCCCGATAACGACGTGCGCTGGCGGCAATACCCTGCGACGCTGCTTGGCGAGGCGCTGAAAAAAGGCGAAGTGCAGGCCATTGCCGATGGCGATCCGACCATCTGGACGCTGCGCGAGACCGATCATCTGCAGGAAGTGTCGAACAACCTGTGCGGCGAGTACGCGACCCGCGTGTGCTGCGTGCTGGGCGTGCGCGGCTCGCTGATCCGCAAGGACCGCGCGACCGCGCAGGCATTGACGCAGGCGCTTCTCGAAGCGACCGAGTGGACGGCGAATCATCCCGCCGAAGCGGCGACGATTTTCTCTTCGAATGCGCCGGGCGCGGACGTCGCGCAATTGACGGCGATGCTGAAGAGTCACACCGACCACCATCATCCCGTCGGCGACGCGTTCAAGAAAGAGATTGCGTTGTATGCCGACGACCTGAAGTCGGTCGGCGTGATCAACGCGGGAACGGACTCGAACCGTTTCGCGACCCGCGTGTTCTCGGACGTGCTCGCCTGA
- a CDS encoding ABC transporter ATP-binding protein, with protein sequence MVAATQVSHAHAQADMRQGARIDVRNVSHRFALRGEALAVLDDISLTVEPGEFVALLGPSGCGKSTLLRLVAGLDTPARGALHANGEPIAGPDPSRVVVFQDPTLFPWRTVRDNVGLGPEAQRTGRDRASRDSAAARIDAALELVGLDQFADAFPHQLSGGMAQRAALARALVNDPQLLVLDEPFGKLDSLTRIRMQGELVRLWQAARFSVLLVTHDVEEALYVANRVIVLSERPARIVAEVRNDAPYPRHRDDPKLVALRREVLAQLGLVA encoded by the coding sequence ATGGTAGCCGCTACTCAGGTGTCGCACGCGCACGCGCAGGCAGATATGCGGCAGGGCGCGCGCATCGACGTGCGCAACGTCAGTCATCGCTTTGCCTTGCGCGGCGAAGCGCTTGCCGTGCTCGACGACATCAGCCTTACTGTCGAGCCGGGCGAATTCGTCGCGCTGCTCGGGCCGAGCGGCTGCGGCAAGTCGACCTTGCTGCGTCTCGTCGCGGGCCTCGACACACCGGCTCGCGGCGCGCTGCATGCGAACGGCGAGCCGATTGCCGGGCCGGACCCGTCGCGCGTCGTGGTGTTTCAGGACCCCACGCTGTTCCCGTGGCGCACCGTGCGCGACAACGTCGGCCTCGGCCCCGAAGCGCAGCGTACGGGACGCGATCGCGCCTCGCGTGACAGCGCGGCGGCGCGCATCGACGCCGCGCTCGAACTGGTCGGACTCGATCAGTTCGCCGATGCGTTTCCGCATCAGCTGTCGGGCGGCATGGCGCAGCGCGCGGCGCTGGCACGTGCGCTCGTCAACGATCCGCAACTGCTCGTGCTCGACGAGCCGTTCGGCAAGCTCGATTCGCTGACGCGCATCCGCATGCAAGGGGAACTCGTGCGTCTATGGCAGGCCGCGCGCTTTTCGGTGCTGCTCGTTACGCACGACGTCGAAGAGGCGTTGTATGTGGCGAACCGCGTGATCGTGCTGAGCGAACGGCCGGCGCGCATCGTCGCGGAAGTGCGCAACGACGCGCCGTATCCGCGGCATCGCGACGACCCGAAACTCGTCGCGCTGCGCCGCGAGGTATTGGCGCAACTTGGCCTCGTCGCATGA
- a CDS encoding ABC transporter permease, which produces MSSHTQAIDLAGLQADDAAAPREIRGPLVAALAALAWLGGAAVTQWWPALDDWPYTRELLILKLAVAALSAAIGARAWLTNGSVRPQPDTKRARIDRWIAASPWLLALAIGITAWELVTAQLEWLPRPFFAPPQALIAVYFDDLPRLASSVGHSFVLLAYGYALGALTGFTIGVSIGWSRAVGYWLHPVLRLIGPLPATAWLPLAFFFFPSSFSASVFLIALATAFPVAVLTWSGVAGVNSAYYDVARTLGARASFLILRVAIPAALPSVFVGLFMGLGASFSVLIVAEMMGVKAGLGWYLQWAQGWAAYSNMYAALLVMALMCSGLITLLFKVRDRLLAWQKGLLKW; this is translated from the coding sequence ATGTCCTCACACACTCAGGCAATCGATCTTGCGGGCCTGCAGGCAGACGATGCCGCTGCGCCGCGCGAGATCCGCGGGCCGCTCGTCGCCGCGCTGGCGGCGCTTGCGTGGCTCGGCGGCGCGGCCGTGACGCAATGGTGGCCCGCACTCGACGACTGGCCGTACACGCGTGAACTGCTGATTCTGAAGCTCGCGGTGGCCGCGTTGTCGGCGGCAATCGGCGCGCGCGCGTGGCTGACCAACGGGTCCGTCAGGCCGCAACCCGACACGAAGCGCGCACGCATCGACAGATGGATCGCAGCGTCGCCGTGGCTGCTCGCGCTCGCCATCGGCATTACCGCGTGGGAACTCGTCACGGCGCAACTCGAATGGTTGCCGCGCCCGTTCTTCGCGCCGCCTCAGGCACTGATCGCGGTGTATTTCGACGACCTCCCGAGACTTGCGTCGAGCGTCGGGCATTCGTTCGTGTTGCTCGCTTATGGCTATGCACTCGGCGCGCTGACGGGCTTCACGATTGGCGTGAGCATCGGCTGGTCGCGTGCCGTGGGTTACTGGCTGCACCCTGTGCTGCGTCTGATCGGCCCGTTGCCAGCGACCGCGTGGTTGCCGCTCGCGTTCTTCTTTTTCCCGTCGAGCTTCAGCGCAAGTGTCTTTCTGATCGCGCTCGCTACTGCGTTCCCCGTCGCGGTGCTGACGTGGTCCGGGGTCGCGGGCGTGAACTCGGCTTACTACGACGTCGCGCGCACGCTCGGCGCACGCGCGTCGTTCCTGATCTTGCGCGTGGCGATTCCTGCCGCGCTGCCGTCGGTGTTCGTCGGATTGTTCATGGGACTGGGCGCATCGTTCTCGGTGCTGATCGTCGCCGAGATGATGGGCGTGAAGGCGGGGCTGGGCTGGTATCTGCAATGGGCGCAAGGCTGGGCCGCGTACTCGAACATGTATGCCGCGCTGCTCGTGATGGCGCTGATGTGCTCCGGTCTGATCACGCTGCTGTTCAAGGTGCGCGACCGTCTGTTGGCCTGGCAAAAGGGATTGCTCAAATGGTAG
- a CDS encoding ABC transporter substrate-binding protein, whose protein sequence is MSASVPTFFSTRRRVLRALAAAPAAAVLSASIARDAQAADAVSTTIVLGDQAGGTRALAEAAKVLDGTPYAFRWANFQGAAPLFEAQRAGAVDLAPAGDLPVLAAAVGDPTLKIVATRVGSGAQLGILVAQDSKIRTVADLKGRTVFISSARGSISQFQLYGALAEAGLSKDDVSVRFILPVDAFAAFTSGSIEVWATFDPYYGIAVQRGARVLRDGTGINSGLGFITASGAALADARKRAAIADVLLRYQRAGDWAVANADAYAQIYATLTRSPLDAAKQITRRASLKQHFVSDADIAALQKVADAAYRDAILPRRIDVRAISDTTIGNA, encoded by the coding sequence ATGAGCGCTTCTGTTCCAACGTTTTTTTCCACGCGACGGCGGGTACTTCGCGCACTCGCGGCGGCGCCTGCCGCTGCTGTGTTGTCCGCATCGATCGCGCGCGATGCGCAAGCAGCCGACGCGGTATCGACCACGATCGTGCTCGGCGATCAGGCGGGCGGCACGCGCGCGCTCGCCGAAGCCGCGAAGGTACTCGACGGCACGCCATACGCGTTTCGCTGGGCCAACTTCCAGGGTGCGGCGCCGCTTTTCGAAGCGCAACGCGCGGGCGCGGTCGATCTCGCGCCTGCGGGCGATCTGCCCGTGCTCGCAGCGGCCGTTGGCGATCCGACCTTGAAGATCGTCGCGACGCGCGTCGGCTCCGGCGCGCAACTCGGCATTCTCGTCGCGCAGGATTCGAAGATCCGCACGGTCGCGGACCTGAAGGGTCGCACGGTGTTCATTTCGTCTGCGCGCGGCAGCATTTCGCAGTTCCAGTTATATGGCGCGCTCGCCGAGGCGGGGTTGTCGAAGGACGACGTATCCGTGCGCTTCATCTTGCCCGTCGATGCATTCGCGGCGTTCACGTCCGGTTCGATCGAAGTGTGGGCGACCTTCGATCCGTACTATGGCATCGCGGTGCAACGCGGCGCGCGCGTTCTGCGTGACGGCACGGGCATCAACAGCGGTCTGGGTTTCATCACGGCCTCGGGTGCCGCGCTTGCGGATGCGCGCAAGCGCGCAGCCATCGCGGATGTGTTGCTGCGTTATCAGCGCGCGGGCGACTGGGCAGTCGCGAACGCCGACGCCTACGCGCAAATCTACGCAACCCTCACGCGCTCACCGCTCGATGCCGCGAAGCAGATCACGAGGCGCGCGTCGCTCAAACAGCACTTCGTCTCCGACGCCGACATCGCGGCGCTGCAAAAGGTGGCCGACGCCGCGTATCGCGATGCGATCCTGCCGCGCCGCATCGACGTGCGCGCGATTTCGGATACGACCATCGGCAACGCTTGA
- a CDS encoding aliphatic sulfonate ABC transporter substrate-binding protein — MASISRRAFARIALVSLLALTSAQSFAQASNANGAPVSLRIGYQKSSTLITLLKTRGSLEKALAPLNVRVSWNEFTSGLPLTEALNVDAVDFSADVADTVPIFAQAAHARFVYVAQEAPSPGAQAIIVKKDTPLHTLADLKGKRIAVTKAAGSHYLLLAALNKAGLASTDVKISYLTPADGRAAFERGSVDAWITWDPYVASVDKNADVRILANGDGLASYQRYYLASSTFASAHPEVVQVVFEQLKEAGEWLRAHPDDAAKTLAPIWGLDATTIERANARRSYLVRAVAVQNYSEQQIIADAFYKNGLLPARVETNQAQLWDFTTKRAKAIGS; from the coding sequence ATGGCGTCTATCTCACGACGGGCCTTTGCCCGCATCGCACTGGTTTCCCTGTTGGCACTGACATCGGCGCAGAGTTTCGCGCAAGCGTCCAACGCGAATGGCGCGCCTGTTTCGTTGCGCATCGGTTACCAGAAATCGTCGACACTCATTACGCTGCTCAAGACACGCGGCTCGCTCGAAAAAGCACTCGCGCCACTCAACGTGCGCGTTTCGTGGAACGAGTTCACAAGCGGCCTGCCGTTGACGGAAGCGCTCAACGTCGACGCCGTCGATTTCAGCGCTGACGTCGCCGACACCGTGCCGATCTTCGCGCAGGCCGCGCATGCGCGCTTCGTGTATGTCGCACAGGAAGCGCCTTCGCCCGGCGCGCAGGCAATCATCGTCAAGAAGGACACTCCATTGCACACGCTTGCCGACCTGAAGGGCAAGCGCATCGCAGTGACGAAAGCGGCGGGCAGCCACTATCTGCTGCTTGCGGCGTTGAACAAAGCGGGGCTTGCATCGACCGATGTGAAGATCAGCTATCTCACACCTGCGGACGGTCGCGCGGCGTTCGAGCGCGGCAGCGTCGATGCATGGATTACGTGGGACCCGTATGTCGCATCCGTCGACAAGAACGCCGACGTGCGAATCCTTGCGAATGGCGACGGGCTGGCTTCGTATCAGCGCTACTATCTCGCGTCGAGCACGTTCGCCAGTGCGCATCCCGAAGTCGTTCAGGTCGTATTCGAGCAACTGAAGGAAGCGGGTGAATGGCTGCGCGCGCATCCCGACGACGCCGCGAAAACACTTGCGCCGATCTGGGGCCTCGACGCGACGACAATCGAACGCGCCAATGCGCGGCGCAGTTATCTGGTTCGGGCCGTTGCCGTCCAGAACTACAGCGAGCAGCAGATCATTGCCGATGCGTTCTACAAGAATGGTCTGCTGCCCGCCCGCGTCGAGACGAATCAGGCGCAGTTGTGGGACTTCACTACCAAACGGGCGAAAGCCATCGGTAGTTAG